One Rhinoraja longicauda isolate Sanriku21f chromosome 18, sRhiLon1.1, whole genome shotgun sequence DNA segment encodes these proteins:
- the LOC144602151 gene encoding homeodomain-interacting protein kinase 3-like yields the protein MFIRMDHFGMASQVLVCPPHIYQTQTSAFCSVKKLKVEPSSCVYHERTYPRTYINGRNLGIAHPPHVAGSSFQLKNSTGKPCGHNILVAASAIALDPLCTAGVPAAQAPQRPLAVAPQGERPGASLTLLENYQRCGLKRKSEELDNRGSAMQIVDELSIMPAMMQVGVGNPVSVVTTASKQNSASGDGDYHLMQHEVLCSMKNTYEVLDFLGRGTFGQVVKCWKRGTNEIVAIKILKNHPSYARQGQIEVGILAQLSNENADEFNFVRAYECFQHQNHTCLVFEMLEQNLYDFLKQNKFSPLPLKVIRPILQQVATALNKLKSLGLIHADLKPENIMLVDPIRQPYRVKVIDFGSASHVSKAVCSTYLQSRYYR from the coding sequence GTATGGCCTCACAAGTTTTGGTCTGCCCACCACACATTTATCAAACTCAGACAAGTGCCTTTTGTAGTGTGAAGAAACTGAAAGTTGAGCCAAGTAGTTGTGTGTACCATGAGAGAACTTATCCCCGGACTTACATAAACGGACGGAACCTCGGCATTGCCCACCCACCACACGTGGCCGGCTCTTCCTTTCAGTTGAAGAACTCCACCGGCAAACCTTGCGGACATAACATTCTGGTGGCAGCGAGTGCCATTGCATTGGACCCGTTGTGTACCGCTGGGGTCCCAGCAGCGCAGGCGCCGCAGCGCCCCCTGGCGGTGGCACCACAGGGCGAGAGGCCGGGAGCCAGTCTGACCTTGCTGGAGAACTACCAGCGATGCGGGCTGAAGAGAAAGAGTGAGGAGCTCGACAACCGAGGTAGCGCCATGCAGATTGTGGATGAACTGTCAATAATGCCGGCGATGATGCAAGTGGGCGTGGGGAACCCCGTCTCTGTGGTGACCACCGCCTCGAAGCAGAACAGTGCAAGTGGCGATGGAGACTACCATCTGATGCAACACGAAGTGCTGTGCTCCATGAAGAACACCTACGAGGTCCTCGACTTCCTGGGCCGCGGCACCTTTGGCCAGGTGGTGAAGTGTTGGAAGAGGGGTACGAATGAGATTGTGGCGATAAAAATCTTGAAAAACCACCCCTCGTATGCACGGCAGGGGCAAATCGAAGTTGGCATCTTGGCACAGTTGAGCAACGAAAACGCAGACGAATTTAACTTTGTGCGTGCCTACGAGTGCTTTCAGCACCAAAATCATACATGTTTGGTATTTGAGATGTTGGAGCAGAATTTATATGACTTTCTAAAGCAGAACAAGTTTAGTCCCTTGCCCCTAAAAGTGATCAGGCCAATCTTGCAGCAAGTGGCCACTGCACTGAATAAACTAAAGAGCCTTGGTTTAATCCATGCGGACCTCAAACCAGAGAATATCATGCTGGTCGATCCCATTCGGCAGCCTTACAGGGTTAAAGTGATCGACTTTGGGTCGGCCAGCCATGTGTCCAAAGCCGTATGTTCTACGTATTTGCAGTCGAGGTATTACAGGTGA